A single window of Candidatus Methanoperedens sp. DNA harbors:
- a CDS encoding iron-sulfur cluster assembly accessory protein, producing MIEITDAAAEELKQLLEKEKKTDHGLRIFEAGTGCSGVQYGLSLELTPKSEDAVSESKGIKLFFNKDIQGDIEDFKIDYIDNEYGKGFIIDNPDAAKCGSGCSSCG from the coding sequence ATGATAGAGATTACAGATGCAGCAGCAGAAGAATTGAAACAATTGCTTGAAAAAGAGAAGAAAACGGATCACGGGTTACGCATATTCGAAGCCGGAACAGGATGCAGTGGGGTACAGTACGGTCTCTCGCTTGAGCTTACCCCGAAGAGCGAAGATGCGGTTTCAGAGAGTAAAGGAATTAAACTATTCTTTAACAAAGACATCCAGGGGGATATCGAGGACTTCAAGATCGATTACATCGACAATGAATACGGGAAAGGGTTCATTATAGACAATCCCGATGCGGCAAAATGCGGCTCCGGATGCAGCAGTTGCGGGTGA
- a CDS encoding nascent polypeptide-associated complex protein yields MFPGLGKGINPRKMASMMKQMGIDVNEIENVEEVIIRTPEKDIIFKDAQVTIMDARGMKTYQVMGTPQEVAREVKIPEEDVRLVMEQAKSSDSEARAALRETKGDIAAAILKLGKTTV; encoded by the coding sequence GTGTTCCCGGGACTTGGCAAGGGCATAAATCCCCGCAAGATGGCTTCTATGATGAAGCAAATGGGGATTGATGTAAACGAGATAGAAAACGTAGAAGAAGTAATCATCCGTACCCCTGAAAAGGATATTATTTTTAAGGATGCCCAGGTCACAATAATGGATGCCAGGGGTATGAAAACATACCAGGTCATGGGAACGCCGCAGGAAGTAGCCCGCGAGGTAAAAATACCTGAGGAAGACGTAAGGCTTGTGATGGAACAGGCAAAATCCAGTGATAGCGAGGCAAGGGCTGCGCTTCGGGAGACAAAAGGGGATATCGCTGCGGCTATTTTAAAGCTGGGTAAAACCACAGTTTAA
- a CDS encoding elongation factor Tu: protein MANVSIIGSEKSGRTSLAANLGKKGTESDITLYNLVKGDRIYSFVDANGYPASLKSLIQTINLSDIALVCVPSGGLNAQVGECIIALDLFGNKRGLFVITMSDKSNPAAISELSEKIKAITKGTNLEKWESIAVSTTTFEGLETLKEKLFALGEEVRVANAAKNDLPQRVMVDHFFNVTGMGCVVLGVVTQGTIKIHDSLTTFPINIPTEIRSIQSNDVDMKTAPAGTRVGLALKGIQSKDFDRGYIISQKEEIASKLNLKCHLSKFTLPLGVGDAVHLFAGLQDMPATIDSITLDGKAATQAPPGSDCSIVLTTQKSIAYSRNDNFLVAQLNNPKQRLVASAGVV, encoded by the coding sequence ATGGCAAACGTATCAATCATCGGCAGCGAAAAATCAGGCAGGACAAGTCTTGCAGCAAACCTGGGGAAGAAGGGCACAGAGTCGGACATCACGCTTTATAATTTAGTAAAAGGTGACAGGATATATTCATTCGTGGATGCGAATGGGTATCCGGCATCATTAAAATCACTTATCCAGACAATAAACCTCTCGGATATCGCCCTTGTCTGCGTGCCTTCGGGAGGGCTCAATGCGCAGGTCGGTGAATGTATCATTGCGCTTGATCTGTTCGGGAATAAACGCGGATTGTTCGTCATAACCATGTCAGATAAATCAAACCCGGCTGCGATTTCCGAACTTTCAGAAAAGATAAAAGCCATCACAAAAGGAACAAACCTTGAGAAATGGGAATCCATTGCCGTTTCCACTACCACATTCGAAGGACTGGAAACCCTCAAGGAGAAACTCTTTGCACTCGGGGAAGAGGTAAGGGTTGCCAATGCCGCAAAGAACGACCTGCCCCAGCGCGTCATGGTAGACCATTTCTTTAATGTCACAGGCATGGGATGCGTGGTGCTTGGAGTTGTAACCCAGGGAACCATAAAAATACATGATAGCCTGACCACTTTCCCGATTAACATTCCCACAGAGATACGCTCAATCCAGAGTAATGACGTGGATATGAAAACCGCACCCGCTGGTACAAGAGTGGGACTTGCGCTAAAAGGAATACAGTCAAAAGACTTCGACAGGGGGTACATAATTTCCCAGAAGGAAGAGATTGCATCGAAATTAAATCTGAAATGTCACCTCTCAAAATTCACTTTGCCATTGGGTGTGGGAGATGCCGTGCATCTCTTCGCAGGGCTTCAGGACATGCCTGCAACCATAGATTCTATAACACTGGATGGGAAAGCAGCAACCCAAGCTCCTCCTGGCTCGGATTGCAGCATTGTCCTCACGACACAAAAGAGCATCGCGTACAGCAGAAACGATAATTTCCTAGTAGCCCAGCTCAACAATCCAAAACAGAGGCTGGTTGCAAGCGCCGGGGTTGTATAG
- a CDS encoding cysteine desulfurase, translating into MDIQKIRLDFPSLWKKWNGKYPIYFDNACMTLKPKQVMDAMNEYYNEYPVCGGRSLHKMAKKVDEKVIDAREKFQKFLGAEHPEEIIFTRNTTEGLNLVANSLDFEKGDIVLTTDREHNSNLIPWQIQARNRGIKHIVVYSNPDNTFNLEQFEEIMSKNRDVRLVSMVHTSNLDGYTIPAKEIIRSAHEHDALVMLDGAQSAPHKPVDVRELDVDFFALSVHKMLGPSGMGVLYGKKHLLEELAPFIVGGDTVSDTTYEGAKFLPPPEKFEAGLQNYAGIIGCGAAVDYLGKIGLSNIESHEKRLNEIITEGIKDMHGLKIIGPQASSLRGGIISFTVEMLKGGDAHDIALVLDETENIEVRSGAFCVHSWFNYRKCEAAVRASLYLYNTEEEARKFIDMLGKTIGLFNP; encoded by the coding sequence ATGGACATCCAGAAAATCCGCCTCGACTTCCCTTCGCTATGGAAAAAATGGAACGGCAAGTATCCGATTTATTTCGACAATGCCTGCATGACCCTGAAGCCGAAGCAGGTCATGGATGCCATGAACGAATACTACAATGAATATCCTGTATGCGGCGGGCGCTCCCTCCACAAGATGGCAAAGAAAGTGGATGAGAAAGTAATCGACGCTCGTGAGAAATTCCAGAAGTTCCTCGGCGCGGAACATCCCGAGGAAATAATTTTCACACGAAATACGACCGAGGGGTTGAACCTCGTTGCAAACTCACTCGATTTTGAAAAAGGAGACATAGTCCTCACCACTGACAGGGAGCATAATTCAAACCTCATACCCTGGCAGATTCAGGCTCGGAATAGAGGAATTAAACACATAGTCGTGTACTCAAATCCTGATAACACTTTCAATCTGGAGCAGTTCGAGGAAATAATGAGCAAAAACAGGGATGTGCGGCTTGTGAGCATGGTTCACACCTCCAACCTCGACGGCTACACCATACCTGCAAAAGAGATTATCAGGAGCGCCCACGAGCACGATGCGCTGGTCATGCTGGACGGAGCCCAGAGCGCGCCGCATAAACCCGTGGATGTTCGAGAACTTGACGTTGATTTCTTTGCGCTTTCGGTGCACAAGATGCTGGGACCTTCTGGAATGGGCGTGCTTTATGGAAAGAAGCATTTGCTTGAAGAGTTAGCTCCTTTCATCGTGGGAGGCGATACGGTGAGCGATACTACATACGAAGGCGCAAAATTCCTTCCACCTCCTGAGAAATTCGAGGCAGGGCTTCAGAATTATGCAGGCATCATCGGCTGCGGCGCGGCTGTGGATTACCTCGGGAAGATTGGTCTATCGAATATCGAAAGTCATGAAAAGCGGCTGAATGAGATAATCACAGAGGGCATAAAGGACATGCACGGGCTGAAGATAATAGGCCCTCAGGCTTCGAGCTTGCGCGGCGGCATCATCTCCTTCACGGTGGAGATGCTAAAAGGCGGCGATGCCCACGACATTGCCCTCGTGCTTGATGAGACCGAGAATATCGAGGTGCGCTCAGGGGCATTCTGCGTGCATTCGTGGTTTAACTACCGCAAATGCGAGGCTGCGGTGCGGGCTTCGCTTTATTTGTATAATACCGAGGAAGAGGCAAGGAAGTTCATCGATATGCTGGGGAAGACGATTGGGTTGTTTAATCCGTGA
- a CDS encoding type II toxin-antitoxin system HicB family antitoxin, protein MANAKVLTAVLHKEDDMYVAECPEVGTFSQGMTIEEAVDNLKEATELYLEEFPLETKAKPIITTFEVAPVAEA, encoded by the coding sequence ATGGCAAACGCGAAGGTACTCACTGCTGTATTGCATAAAGAAGATGATATGTATGTAGCAGAGTGCCCTGAGGTAGGGACATTCAGTCAGGGGATGACGATAGAAGAAGCTGTAGACAATCTCAAAGAAGCCACCGAATTATATTTAGAAGAATTCCCGCTGGAGACGAAGGCAAAACCCATCATAACCACTTTTGAGGTGGCTCCAGTTGCCGAAGCTTAG
- a CDS encoding type II toxin-antitoxin system HicA family toxin, whose product MPKLREVSGKTAVKILCNKFGFKISGHSGSHVRLSKMTPEGKIGTAVPMHGELKIGTLRGILKLAKVDPDEFSKYI is encoded by the coding sequence TTGCCGAAGCTTAGGGAAGTATCGGGTAAAACAGCAGTTAAGATTCTCTGCAACAAGTTTGGATTCAAAATAAGCGGGCACTCTGGAAGCCATGTCAGACTTTCAAAAATGACTCCAGAAGGAAAAATCGGTACCGCGGTACCTATGCACGGAGAATTGAAAATAGGAACGCTTCGGGGTATTCTAAAACTTGCAAAAGTCGATCCGGATGAGTTCAGTAAATATATATGA
- a CDS encoding DUF433 domain-containing protein, protein MQKEIFRRIVCDPEILGGKPVIKGTRISVEFLLELLANNWTHEEIMENYPQIKKEDILAALEYSLLLLKEEHIYIIPEKATA, encoded by the coding sequence ATGCAAAAAGAAATCTTCAGGCGGATCGTATGCGATCCAGAAATTCTCGGTGGTAAACCTGTCATAAAGGGAACCAGAATATCCGTTGAGTTCCTTCTGGAACTGCTTGCAAACAACTGGACTCATGAAGAGATAATGGAAAATTATCCCCAGATTAAAAAAGAAGACATCCTGGCTGCTTTAGAGTATTCGCTCTTGCTATTGAAAGAAGAACATATCTACATAATTCCCGAAAAGGCAACGGCTTGA
- a CDS encoding DUF5615 family PIN-like protein, with product MKTSQIFLADENIPLPVIKQLRKAGCKIISVTEEFKGSSDKKVLRAFVV from the coding sequence TTGAAAACCTCACAGATATTTCTGGCTGATGAGAACATCCCGCTGCCCGTAATAAAACAACTTCGGAAGGCGGGATGTAAAATAATATCAGTTACGGAGGAGTTCAAGGGGTCAAGCGATAAAAAAGTCCTGCGTGCATTCGTGGTTTAA
- a CDS encoding 2-isopropylmalate synthase, whose product MVFYTTESLRNKKISIFDTTLRDGEQTPGVSLTREEKLLIAQQLDKLGVDIIEAGFPMSSEGEKSSVKNIADAGLGLQVCGLARVIRSDIDSCLDCGVGMVHTFVSTSDVQRISTIKKSRDEVYQMAIDAVEYIKDHGAKCMFSAMDATRTDMDYLIKIYKGVEAAGCDIINVPDTVGVIVPSAMYKLIGEIASNVKIPIDVHCHNDFGLAVANSLSAAEAGASQVQVTINGLGERAGNADLAETVMALHSLYGAKTNINTQYIVETSHLVERLTEVRMPPTMPIVGDNAFAHESGIHTHGVLVRTDTYEPGVMTPEMVGHRRRIVLGKHAGKHAVKQSLESAGLRPTDAQLNEILKRIKDIGDKGKRVTDADLYAIAESIIGAISKGEQAIVLKEVSVMTGNIITPTATVKALVNGKERLGASVGVGPVDAALKTVTSILGDYKVKLRDFRIEAISGGSDALAEVIIGVEDEKGRVVSARATNEDIVMASVEALVAAINQLLK is encoded by the coding sequence ATCGTCTTTTACACCACTGAATCGCTTCGGAACAAAAAAATAAGCATTTTTGATACCACACTCCGCGACGGGGAACAGACTCCCGGCGTATCGCTCACCCGCGAAGAAAAACTCCTCATCGCACAGCAGCTCGATAAACTTGGCGTCGATATAATCGAAGCCGGTTTTCCGATGTCCTCCGAAGGAGAAAAAAGCTCGGTAAAGAATATAGCAGATGCCGGGCTGGGGTTACAGGTATGCGGTCTTGCGAGGGTGATAAGATCCGATATAGATTCTTGCCTTGACTGCGGTGTGGGCATGGTACATACTTTCGTCTCCACCTCTGATGTGCAGCGCATATCAACCATCAAAAAAAGCAGGGATGAGGTCTATCAGATGGCTATCGATGCAGTCGAGTACATAAAAGACCACGGCGCGAAATGCATGTTCTCTGCCATGGACGCCACGAGGACGGATATGGATTATCTCATCAAGATCTATAAAGGCGTTGAAGCTGCAGGCTGCGATATTATAAACGTGCCCGACACCGTGGGCGTCATCGTGCCCTCAGCCATGTATAAATTGATAGGCGAGATTGCATCGAACGTCAAAATACCCATTGATGTGCACTGCCACAATGATTTCGGGCTGGCGGTGGCTAACAGCCTTTCTGCAGCAGAAGCCGGGGCTTCGCAGGTTCAGGTAACCATAAACGGTCTGGGCGAGAGAGCGGGAAATGCCGACCTTGCAGAAACGGTTATGGCGCTGCATTCATTGTACGGTGCAAAAACCAATATAAATACGCAGTACATAGTTGAGACTTCCCATCTTGTGGAAAGGTTGACCGAGGTACGCATGCCCCCGACAATGCCCATCGTTGGCGACAATGCGTTTGCACACGAATCCGGCATACATACACACGGCGTGCTTGTGAGAACAGATACCTACGAACCCGGGGTCATGACCCCTGAGATGGTGGGTCACAGAAGACGCATCGTACTGGGAAAGCATGCGGGCAAGCATGCTGTGAAGCAGTCCCTTGAGAGCGCGGGCCTCCGGCCCACGGACGCGCAGTTGAACGAGATACTCAAGCGCATAAAAGACATAGGCGATAAGGGAAAGCGTGTTACAGATGCAGACCTCTATGCCATTGCAGAATCCATAATAGGCGCCATCTCAAAAGGCGAGCAGGCTATCGTGCTGAAGGAAGTGTCTGTGATGACAGGGAATATCATAACCCCAACGGCGACAGTAAAGGCGCTTGTGAACGGAAAGGAGCGCCTCGGTGCAAGCGTTGGCGTTGGACCAGTTGATGCCGCGCTCAAGACAGTGACCAGCATTCTTGGCGACTATAAAGTAAAACTGCGCGATTTCAGGATCGAGGCAATCTCGGGCGGTTCGGATGCACTTGCAGAGGTAATAATCGGAGTCGAGGACGAGAAAGGAAGAGTAGTTTCTGCGCGCGCCACGAACGAGGATATTGTGATGGCGTCCGTGGAAGCACTTGTTGCTGCAATTAATCAGCTTTTAAAATAA
- a CDS encoding DHHA1 domain-containing protein — MEIDESGFYNQLLDYNNILYLCHRNADADALGSAFALKEAIGGTVGVIEGCDRVAAQIARQLNIEFVTNPADDYDFVVVVDTSTPVQLNGFGLKNYAVIDHHATSSLNENAAFYLHRNKSSTAEITLDVLKTMGAPIMRRTAFALMSGIITDTGNFRHASSDSFKAVAELIDLCGIEYGEVIDLLSSIPQDVSMRIAFLKAAQRTRIERVEDWIIVTSQVSSFGGAAASSLISIGADVAIVASKKDGVVKVSARARREAQNAGVNLAKLMENISVQFKGTGGGHEGAAGMDVYGEAENVLDACLENVKKSLMQGANLF, encoded by the coding sequence ATGGAGATAGACGAGTCAGGGTTCTATAATCAACTGCTGGATTACAACAATATCCTCTACCTGTGCCACAGAAATGCAGACGCTGATGCACTGGGAAGCGCGTTTGCCCTGAAAGAAGCAATTGGAGGTACTGTTGGGGTCATCGAGGGATGCGACAGGGTAGCGGCACAGATTGCCAGGCAGTTAAATATCGAATTCGTCACAAATCCGGCAGATGATTATGACTTTGTGGTGGTGGTGGATACCTCTACACCCGTCCAGTTAAATGGATTTGGGCTAAAAAATTACGCTGTCATCGACCACCATGCAACCTCGTCGCTGAACGAAAATGCAGCCTTTTACCTTCACAGGAATAAGAGTTCAACCGCCGAGATTACTCTTGATGTCCTAAAAACAATGGGGGCTCCTATAATGAGGCGGACTGCCTTTGCCCTGATGTCGGGCATCATCACAGACACAGGCAACTTCAGGCATGCTTCATCGGATTCCTTCAAGGCTGTGGCTGAATTGATAGATTTATGCGGCATAGAGTACGGTGAGGTGATCGACCTCCTATCCTCCATACCTCAGGATGTTTCCATGCGCATTGCTTTTTTAAAAGCAGCCCAGCGCACCAGGATTGAGAGGGTAGAGGACTGGATAATTGTTACCTCGCAGGTCAGCTCCTTTGGCGGCGCGGCAGCATCCAGTTTGATCTCCATCGGGGCGGATGTGGCTATTGTGGCATCCAAGAAGGATGGTGTGGTCAAGGTGAGCGCACGTGCAAGGAGGGAAGCCCAGAATGCAGGCGTGAATCTTGCAAAATTAATGGAGAATATAAGCGTACAGTTCAAAGGCACAGGCGGAGGACATGAAGGCGCAGCTGGAATGGATGTGTACGGCGAAGCGGAAAACGTGCTTGACGCCTGCCTGGAGAATGTAAAGAAATCTCTTATGCAAGGCGCGAATTTATTTTAA
- a CDS encoding prefoldin subunit beta gives MSSELPPQIQNQLAQLQQIQQQAQALAVQKNQVDINLKETELALSELEKLDADAVVYRAIGDLLIKTERDKTKEALIEKKDTLSLRAQTLARQEERIQKRFQQLQEQLKQAIGTPAAQ, from the coding sequence ATGAGTTCAGAATTACCCCCGCAGATTCAAAACCAGCTTGCGCAGTTGCAGCAGATACAGCAGCAGGCGCAGGCGCTTGCAGTTCAGAAAAACCAGGTTGATATCAATTTAAAAGAAACAGAACTGGCACTTTCGGAACTTGAAAAACTTGATGCTGATGCCGTGGTTTACAGAGCCATAGGAGATTTACTGATAAAAACAGAGCGCGATAAGACAAAAGAAGCTCTCATTGAAAAAAAGGATACACTGAGTCTGCGGGCGCAGACGCTTGCACGTCAGGAAGAGCGCATCCAGAAGCGATTCCAGCAGTTACAGGAGCAGCTCAAACAGGCAATCGGGACTCCAGCAGCCCAATAA
- a CDS encoding KEOPS complex subunit Pcc1 — protein sequence MLVLAEFEFDLGTDAGIIYESLLPELEEEYQRTKTTLESQNNVLILKVEAGDFVSMRAALNGWLRLVKITTEMCSITQVIN from the coding sequence ATGCTCGTTCTTGCAGAATTCGAATTCGATCTTGGCACCGATGCCGGAATAATCTACGAGTCGCTGCTTCCTGAACTTGAGGAAGAGTACCAGCGCACAAAAACAACCCTTGAATCGCAGAATAATGTACTTATCCTGAAAGTGGAGGCAGGCGACTTTGTATCGATGAGGGCTGCGCTGAACGGATGGCTTCGCCTTGTGAAAATCACAACTGAGATGTGCTCTATAACACAAGTTATAAATTAA
- a CDS encoding hemolysin family protein, whose product MDSWITTEILIISVLIVFSAFFSLSETALLSVNKIRIRHLAETGDKRAKLLIKLLENPEQFLAAILIGNNIVNISASVLATDAALRFFGSGGIAIATGVMTFFILVFGEVFPKTLASRNSEYTAMHVAKPILTVIKILKPVVFFITTIVNFLIALFGGKERVRHPFVTEEVIKMMLKVGEKEGTIEKHERELIHRVFEFTNGKAHGVMTPREKIVCIEESETLDAALELINKSGHSRLPVYRGDFDNIVGMIYAKDFLKFRDYDLNRIKVFQVLRPLLVVKAGEEISSILKDLQQKKMNISVVVDNDMRVIGLVSIEDILEELVGEIFDEYDVETKPEVAGKPV is encoded by the coding sequence ATGGATTCATGGATTACAACTGAAATTTTAATCATATCCGTGCTGATTGTATTTTCTGCTTTTTTTTCTCTCTCTGAAACGGCACTTCTTTCGGTTAATAAAATACGGATAAGGCATCTTGCAGAAACCGGGGATAAAAGAGCAAAGCTCCTGATCAAATTACTTGAAAACCCTGAACAGTTCCTTGCTGCAATCCTGATAGGCAACAATATCGTCAATATCAGCGCCTCAGTACTGGCTACCGACGCAGCGCTGCGGTTTTTTGGAAGCGGCGGGATTGCGATAGCCACAGGTGTGATGACCTTTTTTATCCTTGTTTTCGGGGAGGTTTTTCCAAAAACGCTTGCTTCGAGGAACTCTGAATATACGGCGATGCATGTTGCAAAACCCATACTGACTGTGATCAAGATCCTGAAACCAGTTGTCTTTTTTATTACAACGATTGTAAATTTCCTGATTGCGCTTTTCGGAGGTAAAGAGAGGGTAAGACACCCTTTCGTTACAGAGGAGGTGATTAAGATGATGTTGAAGGTGGGGGAAAAGGAGGGGACGATTGAAAAACACGAGCGAGAGCTGATACACAGGGTCTTTGAATTTACCAATGGGAAAGCGCACGGAGTTATGACCCCGAGAGAAAAAATTGTATGCATAGAAGAATCGGAAACGCTTGATGCCGCGCTTGAATTGATAAATAAGTCGGGTCATTCAAGGTTACCCGTGTATAGAGGGGATTTCGATAATATAGTGGGAATGATTTATGCGAAGGATTTCCTGAAGTTCAGGGATTATGACCTCAACCGGATAAAAGTGTTCCAGGTTCTGCGTCCGCTCCTGGTGGTGAAAGCTGGAGAAGAAATCTCATCAATCCTGAAAGACCTCCAGCAAAAGAAAATGAATATTTCAGTAGTGGTGGATAATGATATGAGGGTTATAGGTTTGGTTTCGATAGAGGATATTCTTGAGGAGCTGGTGGGGGAGATATTTGATGAGTATGATGTGGAAACTAAACCAGAAGTGGCTGGAAAGCCCGTGTGA